The sequence CCATCAGGCTGTAAACATCATGCCCTATATCTCACACTTTGTTGTGTATTAAAGCAATCTTAGAACTGAAAGCAGGGCATTTAATTCTATGTTCTGAACTGCAACTTGAAATTTACAAAGAATTTATTGATCTTGACATATTTATAAGCAGCTCTGCCATCAGGTGGACTCCTACAGGCTGTGCCAGGAACAGTCTTAAAGAGACAGGCCAAGTTAGTAGTTAAATGTGTCACAGTCTCCCACCAGCCAGGTACAATGTCACAGTAAATGTACTAGTAGCCATTAATAAATAGGCTGGATAGCATTGACTAGAGCAATAagtaatgctggaaatactcagctggtcaggcagcatctatggagatgCTGATGAGTttcaccagcattttctgtttttattccagattttcagCAGCCACAgttagaaaattaaaaaaaaatcaaaacacttCACCACCTTGTGAAGCaataaatcattttttaaatgacttacatttatatagcacctttcaaaggggtttacagccaatgaaatactttggaattgaaatcactgttgtaatgtaaaaaaaaacaaccaattttcaacacagcaagctcccacaaataacaatgcaATCAATTAGCAGAATATCTATTTCAGTGATGTTGTTAAAAGGATAAATACTGGTAAGGGCAGTCAGGAGCACTTTTCTGCTCGCCTTCACGTGCTGCCATGAGCTCTCACTGATGCTTTGTCGGActgcacctctgatagtgcagccttCAAATAGTATTAGGCTGGAGCGTTGGTCTGAATCACGGGCTCAAGCCTTTGGAGCGGGACTTGAACTCATGAGGTTTTGACTCAGACAAGAGTACAACCCACTGAGACACAGCTGACATTTTACTTTTGGGTAGTGTTTGGAACACTATTAAACAGGGACTAATCATCGATCGATCGCTGTACCTTCAGGGTTCTCCGGGTGCAGTAACACTGACCCCACTGGGTGAAGTGTGGCGGAGGCCAGGTGAGTTCAGGCGAAGACTAGCTACCCCCTGAAGAGCAGCGCACCAGTTGTCTGCGGCCAGGGACAGCTCCGAACTCCAACAGCGAGGAATCTCTTCAACCAAGTTTGGGATTCCACGATTGCTAATTGGTGTAATTTTTGGTGCAGATTATCCGCAGCGAGTCCGTGACAAATGACTAAGGCTGTGGGAGTCATCTTTCTCTGACTGCACGCGTGACTCAAGACTGAACCCACGACCCTGTTTTGTTCgtgcaagatttttttttccgAGGTTGTATTCATCCTTTGAGTGGACCACAGCCTATTGATAAGATGAGGAATGGATAATCGCCCAGAAAGGGAGAGAACAAACGAAGATCGGATTCAGAGAGATCAGACAGCCAAAGAATAGCAAAAAGAGCAAGGGAAACTATCCGGCGCTAGACGCGAGTGAGAACTAATCAGGAGCGAGTAGGAAGAGGGGTACACAACAGAAAAAGAACAAGCTAAACCAGAAAaacgaaaagagagagagagagaaaaaaaatcatgaaataaagacagaaaaaagACAAGTCATAAACATGTGCGAAAAGGTTAAACAGAAGTGATAAGAAAAGAGCTACCGATAGTATTAACGGCTAAATGATAATGGACTGATAACCACACTATTGGAGGGAGTAATATACAGGAAAGCTGTGAATGTAGGAGAACAGCGATGCAGGAGGAAAACTAGGTGCGTGTAATCTCTCTTAGAAAGCATTGTTAAAGACTAATGGCACCTATTGTATTAAAACACTGAAGATACAATATTAAAATGTAACGTGTGGGAATATTGGGTTCCTATTGGTGTGACTCAAAGGAAAAAAACTGTCAACTCTGAACTCAAGGATctgcagtgtgcagaatgtgAACTGTTGAAGAGGCTGAAGTTGTCCTGAGGATTGAGGCTTTGTCGCTGTTCTTTCAGCACCTGCTCAGTTCAGCACTGAGACAGGACCTGAGGGCATTCACACACGTAAATAGTGAGTGAGAAATGATTTTTCAAAGATTGCTCGAGTAAGCAAACGTTTTATTGTTGGAAGACATCTCAAACCACCTGTGATGTAAGCATGCTGCGAACTAAAGTGCGAGCGGAATCTGCCTGTTCAACATGCTGAAGGAAATGAATTCCTCACTGGGCCTTCCCAACTCAAACTTGCCCGTGGCTGAACATTTAATGAAAAACAACCTTTCCCTCTACCTTTCGGACACTTTCTTGCACGAAGACTTGGGCAATCTGGAGAATATCCTGTTAACTATCCGAGAGCCTTCCACCATCGCCCTTACGGTAATGTACACCATATCTTTCGTTGTTGGCTTCGTTGGCAACGTTATGTCGATCAAAGTGCTGACCAGCAAGAGGAATAACAGGATGCCCGGGGTGAGTGCCACTCGCAGTTTGCTCATAAACCTGGCTGTCTGTGATCTGATGgtggtctgtgtgtgcatgcCCACAACCCTGGGTTACCAAATCTACAAAGCTTGGATTTATGGTGACTTCATGTGCAGAGCGGCTCCTTTCACCCAGGCCGTGTCCGTCTCTGCCAGTGTCCTCAGCATCACCGTTATAAGTGTTAACAGGTACTATAATGTCCACAACCCATTAAATGCCAGATCGTTCTTCACCTGGAGAAAAATCTTTTGGACTATTTTAGTGGTGTGGTTGTTGTCATCTGGTATCTGTCTACCTCTTATTTTTATGAACAAACTGGAAGTGATTGATCCTACATTTGGGGTTCCCTTCTGCAGTGAAGTCTGGTCCCAAGTCAAGTTGAAGCAGGCCTACAATTTCCTCCTCTTTTGCGCTCTCTATGGATTGCCTGTGCTATTTAATCTAGTGATTTGCTTTCTCACTTGGCGCAGACTTTGGAGCACATCCAGTCACTTCAAAGAGTGCGACTCCAGGAGTCAATCCCTTCCAGCTTCGAGGTTGAAAATTCGTAAAAAGATTGCCAAAATGGTGGTGGCTTTGGTGATTCTGTTTGCCCTTTCATGGTTACCTGTCTATGTGGTTGACATCTGGCTAGATTTCAATACTGAAGATGCTTCAAGGGATGATGACACATCTTCAGAGTGGATCATGCGTTTTAGACCATTTGCCCAGTGGCTTGGTCTCACCAATTCTTCTCTCAACCCAATTTGCTATTGCTTTGTTGGAGACCTGTACAGATCAGCCAAGGAAATAAAGAACAAATATAGAAGAACGCTTGTTTCTCTCTTTAACTATTCCATGTCTGAAGGCTCTACAAGGTCATCCATACCCAAACTTCTTTCCTACAAAGAATCTTGTCAGAAACCCAAAAAAGAATTAAATTTCATTGAGTCAAAAGAAGAAAAATTTAAGGATTGTTGTTCACCTCCTGGGATTTCTGAGACATCATTGAGTACGTGCCACCCTGTTCCAAAACCTACTGTTGTAATTGATGAGAAGGACACCAGGAACAGGAAATAGACCGTATAGTATTTGTAAAAATCTATTTATGTTGAGTTAACACTTCGTCACCGATTAATCCATCACTATCATTCCCAATTTGATAGTATCCCTGAAACCAACCTAGGTGAGAAAAAATGGCTTTGTTAGTACTCTCTTGGTAACCAATATAGAGTTATGTAAAGCCAAAGATTGTGACATGTGTAGATCTATCATTCACATTTTGGACAACCCAAGATCTTCCATAATTAATAGTGTAAATTCCTTACCTGTGCATATCCTTTTGTGTAGTTTTTTTCTTGCTCCCTTGCCAGATCATCTTTGCTTAAGTACTGGAAGACCTTCAGTTCACCTCCCAAGTGACCATTGTTCATGTATTAGTCTAGAAAATGAGTGTAGGTATGCTATTCAGCCATGGAGAACACCACAGTCAAGCCCAATATTGTTCTTGTCTGACATACACACTTGCCGCATGGGGCACTGCACTAACACCAGGAGTGGGAATGTTGCCTGATTTTTTTCCTGTGCCTTGGACACTGGAATCAATTGTTGTGCCCTAGTTACTGTACCAGCTGTGATCAAAAAATTCACTTCAGAACTGAACCTAGCATAGTGTGGCCTTCTTCACATGGTATTACAAACACATACCTTTAGTACGGACACTTCGTATTGAGACCTCAACAACATAGCAAGGAGAATCAATACTAACATGCAGTTGAATTCCGAGATTGTGACCATTCAGGTGATACATATCTATTTATCCATA is a genomic window of Carcharodon carcharias isolate sCarCar2 chromosome 15, sCarCar2.pri, whole genome shotgun sequence containing:
- the LOC121288367 gene encoding gastrin/cholecystokinin type B receptor-like; this translates as MLKEMNSSLGLPNSNLPVAEHLMKNNLSLYLSDTFLHEDLGNLENILLTIREPSTIALTVMYTISFVVGFVGNVMSIKVLTSKRNNRMPGVSATRSLLINLAVCDLMVVCVCMPTTLGYQIYKAWIYGDFMCRAAPFTQAVSVSASVLSITVISVNRYYNVHNPLNARSFFTWRKIFWTILVVWLLSSGICLPLIFMNKLEVIDPTFGVPFCSEVWSQVKLKQAYNFLLFCALYGLPVLFNLVICFLTWRRLWSTSSHFKECDSRSQSLPASRLKIRKKIAKMVVALVILFALSWLPVYVVDIWLDFNTEDASRDDDTSSEWIMRFRPFAQWLGLTNSSLNPICYCFVGDLYRSAKEIKNKYRRTLVSLFNYSMSEGSTRSSIPKLLSYKESCQKPKKELNFIESKEEKFKDCCSPPGISETSLSTCHPVPKPTVVIDEKDTRNRK